The Vanessa tameamea isolate UH-Manoa-2023 chromosome 2, ilVanTame1 primary haplotype, whole genome shotgun sequence genome has a segment encoding these proteins:
- the LOC113402141 gene encoding acireductone dioxygenase, whose product MVKAWFMDNDSSDQRLEHHRNPPEFISIEDLFKKTGVEYFNINVNTYTTDGVLDKIKKERGYTYEDEIACSKECLPNYEEKIKSFYEEHLHTDEEIRFVLEGSGYFDVRDGKDEWIRIAVSAGDMIVIPSGIYHRFTLDTNNFIRAKRFFIGEPVWLPYNRPADNMPCRKEYVEKLEKGFIAAC is encoded by the exons ATGGTCAAAGCTTGGTTTATGGACAATGATTCCAGCGATCAGCGCTTAGAACATCATAGAAATCCACCTGAATTCATATCAATAGAAGATTTGTTCAAGAAAACCGGCGTCGAATATTTTAAC ATTAATGTTAACACTTATACAACAGATGGGGTTCTGgataaaatcaaaaaagaaAGAGGTTACACATATGAAGATGAAATAGCTTGCTCAAAGGAGTGCCTTCCAAATtatgaagaaaaaattaaatccttTTATGAAGAACATCTTCACACAGATGAGGAAATAAG GTTTGTACTCGAGGGCTCCGGTTATTTTGATGTACGAGATGGCAAAGATGAGTGGATCCGAATTGCCGTATCTGCAGGTGACATGATTGTCATACCAAGTGGAATTTACCACAGATTTACTCTTGACACTAAT AATTTTATTCGTGCAAAACGATTCTTCATTGGTGAACCAGTCTGGCTTCCGTATAATCGACCTGCAGACAACATGCCATGCAGAAAGGAATATGTAGAAAAGCTGGAAAAGGGTTTTATAGCTGCATGCTAG